The window CGACCGGATGGAGGAGCAGGTCCGTGTCGTCCGCGAGGCCGAGAGCTACCTGGACGCGGTCGTCGCCCGGCTCCGTGAAGGCGGCGTCAAGCAGGTAAGGACCTCCGTCTGGTACGGGCCGGCGGCGCCGACGATCGTCGAGGCCGCCGAGGTCGAAAAGGTCGACCTCATCGTCATGAGCAGCCATGGCCGCAGCGGCCTCGGCCGCCTGATCTTCGGCTCGGTGGCCGAGTCGGTGCTGCGCGGCACGCGGACGCCCATTCTCGTGGTGCGTGACACCGGCGCGCCGGTCTCGCCACCGCTGGGCGCGGTCGAAGCGCGCACGGGGAGGCCGACTCATGTATAAGCGCGTCGTGATTCCGCTCGACGGCTCCCCGCTGGCCGAGGGAATTCTCCCGTTCATCATGGAGATCGCCGGGCCGCTCGATCTCGAGGTGGTGCTCGTCCGCGTCGTGCAACCGATCCCGCCGGAAGCGCTCGAGGGGTCGCGCCATGTCGTGATCGAGGACGTCGTGGGGCGGCACGCCGAAGCGCGGGCCTATCTCGTGTCCATCGCCGCCGACCTCGCCAACCACGGGGTGCGCGTCCAGGTCATGGTGCGGCGGGGCGACCCCGTCACCGAGATCGTGCACGGCGCCAAGGAGGCGGACGCCGACCTCATCGCCATGACGACCCACGGGCGGAGCGGGCTGGGCCGTCTGCTCTTCGGCTCGGTGGCGGAGGCGGTGCTGCGCCGGGCGGAGATCCCCGTCTTCCTCATGCGACTGACGGAGGATCGAGTGCTTCAGGGAGGGCAACGATGAAGCGAATTCGACGCATCTTACATCCATCCGATTTCTCGTCCGCCTCGCGCGTCGCCTTCACGAAGGCCATCGAGGCGGCCAAGAGCAATCGGGCCAGCCTGCTGCTGGTTCACGTGATGACGACCCCCGTCCCGATCGTGGGCGACGGCTACCTCTCGCCGCGAACCTGGGACGATCTTCAGCGATCGATCCGCACGCACAGTCAGCGGCAGATCGACAAGCTCATCACCCGGGCGAAGAAGGGGGGCGTGCGCGCGAGCAGCGTCTTGCTGGAAGGACCTCCGGCCGAGGGGATCGTCCGCGCCGCGAAGTCCAAGCGCGCGGACTTGATCGTGATGGGCACCCACGGACGCGGCGGCCTCGCCAAGCTCTTCCTGGGCAGCGTCGCCGAGCGGGTCGTCGCCACCGCGCCCTGCCCCGTGCTGACCGTCCGGGGCCGGTGACCTCGAACTCTG of the Candidatus Methylomirabilota bacterium genome contains:
- a CDS encoding universal stress protein, translated to MKFEKILVPLDGSDLAEAALEIAVDLLEGQPTAKLLLLRAAEASTLPGADRMEEQVRVVREAESYLDAVVARLREGGVKQVRTSVWYGPAAPTIVEAAEVEKVDLIVMSSHGRSGLGRLIFGSVAESVLRGTRTPILVVRDTGAPVSPPLGAVEARTGRPTHV
- a CDS encoding universal stress protein — protein: MYKRVVIPLDGSPLAEGILPFIMEIAGPLDLEVVLVRVVQPIPPEALEGSRHVVIEDVVGRHAEARAYLVSIAADLANHGVRVQVMVRRGDPVTEIVHGAKEADADLIAMTTHGRSGLGRLLFGSVAEAVLRRAEIPVFLMRLTEDRVLQGGQR
- a CDS encoding universal stress protein, yielding MKRIRRILHPSDFSSASRVAFTKAIEAAKSNRASLLLVHVMTTPVPIVGDGYLSPRTWDDLQRSIRTHSQRQIDKLITRAKKGGVRASSVLLEGPPAEGIVRAAKSKRADLIVMGTHGRGGLAKLFLGSVAERVVATAPCPVLTVRGR